ATGAGGTGAAGCCGGGAATACGGGGAGAATCAGAATGCGCTTTTTATCTTCGATATCATCTTCTCATCCACGACGCCGAATATGCTTATGGGTGTGATGGTGATGCTCTTGTTCACGTAGAACTCGTAGACGTCGCTTCCCGCCTCGCATTCACGGTCCACTCCGTACTGCCAGTAGTAGGGATGCCCGTTCGGATTTATCCTCTTCTCTATTTTGGAGACGTATTTTATCAGCGCGGGTTTCGGGAACACGATTTGCGAGTTCTCGAACTCTCCCGGGAAGTTCACGTTTATCACAGTGTAGGGTGGGATTTTCCCCTGGAGCTTCTTCGTTATCCAGATTATCTTGTCCCTGAGGGCTTCGCGCTTGGCCCAGATGCAGTAGTTGTATTTTTCGCGCTCCTCCCCGTGAAGCTCGTAGGAGAACGCGATTGCCGGGATTTTGTAGAACGAGGCTTCAAGGCAGGCGCCTATCGTGCCTGATGAATAGAAGCTGTGCAGCGAGAGGTTGTCGCCTATGTTCACGCCGGAAAGCACCATGTCCGGCTTCTTGAACTCGCCGGAGTAGATGCCGAACGAGACGCAATCCGCCGGAGTGCCGTTCACCTCGTAGATTGGAAGCTGCTCCTCGAGCGCCTTTCTCAGCCTGAGCACCCGATGGAGCGTAACTCCCTTCGCGACCGCGCTCTGCTGCTGGGACGGGGTTATCGCGTACATGTCCTTGTCCAGCTTCTTCGCGGCCTCGGCAAGGAGCCGCAAGCCGTCGGTCAAGCCGTCGTCGTTAGTGACCATTACCGTCATAAAAGCACCTGCGCCCCCATACTTTTATGGGGTGAGCCGCGTCCTGTCCCTCGGGAACAATGCAGCTTCCCGGATGTTCTCCTGGCCGCACACCTTCATCGCGAGGCGCTCCAGCCCTATGCTCCAGCCCGCGTGCGGAGGGGCGCCGAATCTGAAAGCTTTGGCGTAGAACTCGAAATCAGCCGGGTTGAGCCCGCGGGATTTGAGCTGCTTTTCCAGTATGCCTATTTTGTGTATCCTCTGCGCGCCAGAGGAAATTTCCAGCCCGCGGTACATCAAATCGAATGCGTTGCAAATCTTTTCGTCTTTCTCATTGGGCATGGAATAGAACGCGCGTATCGCAGTGGGGTATTCGTAGATGAATAGCGCCTCTTCATTCACCAGTTCGAACATCTTCTTCTCGTGCTCGCGGGTGAAATCGTGGCCCCATTCTATCTTTTCCCCTGCTTTCTGGAGCATTTCCACGACTTCCGTGTACGTGAGCCGTTTCACTTTCTGCGGGACAGAAACCGATGAACCGCACGCGGAAAGGAGGTCCTGCCTGGAAGCCGCTGTTTTGAGCATCGCGAGGAAAACCGCTTCAAGGACATCCATCGCGTCGTGGTGGTTCGCGAAACCCATTTCTATGTCCATCTGCAATACTTCATTCAGGTGTGTGGTGGTGTTGTGCTTCTCGGCCCTGAAAACCGGGGTGGTTATGAAAACCTTGTCCAGGCCCCCTATTACGGCCATCTGCTTGTAGAGCTGGGGGCTCTGCACCAAGTAAGCCTTGTTCTCAAAGTATTTCAATTCGAAAACGTCAGTTCCGCCTTCGCTCGCTGCTGCAATTATGGTCGGCGGGTGGATTTCAGTGAAGCCCATCCCGAACAGCGTGCTCCTGAACGTGTTGATGAGGATGGATTTCATTTCGAAAATCGCGTTCACTTTTTTCCTGCGCAAATCCAAGTAGCGGTATTCGAGCCGGGTCTCAAGTTCAGCAGGCACTTCATCTGTAGGGTCCACCGGAAGCTTCTCGTCAACAGCGTTGAGGACTTCATATTCAGAAGGGATTATTTCCACTCCTTCGGGCGCCATTTTGCTCTCGGTGACTTTGCCCTTCACGCGCACCACGTATTCGCGGTTCGCCTTTATCTTGTTCAGGAGTTCCTCTGGAACGATTCCTTTTT
Above is a genomic segment from Candidatus Micrarchaeia archaeon containing:
- the surE gene encoding 5'/3'-nucleotidase SurE; protein product: MTVMVTNDDGLTDGLRLLAEAAKKLDKDMYAITPSQQQSAVAKGVTLHRVLRLRKALEEQLPIYEVNGTPADCVSFGIYSGEFKKPDMVLSGVNIGDNLSLHSFYSSGTIGACLEASFYKIPAIAFSYELHGEEREKYNYCIWAKREALRDKIIWITKKLQGKIPPYTVINVNFPGEFENSQIVFPKPALIKYVSKIEKRINPNGHPYYWQYGVDRECEAGSDVYEFYVNKSITITPISIFGVVDEKMISKIKSAF
- the aspS gene encoding aspartate--tRNA(Asn) ligase, whose translation is MGGFFMLRNEYVKDAKLKKGQEVEVAGWVHKFVDMGKLKFIILRDRTGQIQITAKKGIVPEELLNKIKANREYVVRVKGKVTESKMAPEGVEIIPSEYEVLNAVDEKLPVDPTDEVPAELETRLEYRYLDLRRKKVNAIFEMKSILINTFRSTLFGMGFTEIHPPTIIAAASEGGTDVFELKYFENKAYLVQSPQLYKQMAVIGGLDKVFITTPVFRAEKHNTTTHLNEVLQMDIEMGFANHHDAMDVLEAVFLAMLKTAASRQDLLSACGSSVSVPQKVKRLTYTEVVEMLQKAGEKIEWGHDFTREHEKKMFELVNEEALFIYEYPTAIRAFYSMPNEKDEKICNAFDLMYRGLEISSGAQRIHKIGILEKQLKSRGLNPADFEFYAKAFRFGAPPHAGWSIGLERLAMKVCGQENIREAALFPRDRTRLTP